In Sebastes umbrosus isolate fSebUmb1 chromosome 15, fSebUmb1.pri, whole genome shotgun sequence, the genomic window gatatagcacctttaaagttggtTTACGATCTGCtaataaacacagagaagaagaagaagaagaacacacGTAGCACGCAGACTAGAGAGCCAAACATGTCGTCGTCGGTGTAaatgtttttcacagtttcagagGAAGACAACACGATTGCAATTTGCAATGCAAGTTTTTTGATgtactttactagaaaaaaataaataaatgaacatttgaAGCGTCAGaattgttctttgttttttgttgtgttgatATCAGTTAGATTTGGTTAGGTCAGAGCTGTAGAATATGAAATCATCAATCTCTGCTCACTACATCTCAGCCTTTCTTACCCTCATGTGTGCATAATAACTGATACCTTAATGTAGTGGCTATCTTTAGTCTTCATACTTCTATCTTCGTCTTAATagtgtttttcctcatttttaaaaaatcttaaCTTTGACTATTAATAGGCTACATATTATTTTTCATCTGATCTAAACATTACTATTAGATACTTGCCGAAAATATGTCTGTGCCAAAATTCAAGacttctgaccaatcagaacaaatgttgtgtcaTTTTTCCTTATCGGACTAAATATAGTATTGGgacacaaatgggttaaacaggaaaaaaaagtgtcaccAAGACAAGCTCttgtgcaaaacaaaactaTTCCCCTTGTAGAAAGTGAGGTATAGCAGACACAGAACACCAACCTGCGATGAAGCACGGATGTGCAACCCAATGTGCAGGGTACTCAGCATAATGGCTCAGGTACCTGATCTGCATGTAGCCATTATAGATGCAGAAAACAATAGCCAGGGCAAATGAGACGAACGGTGTTGGTTTACCTCCTCGGATTAAAAACGGATAAATAAGGGACCTGCagtgaacaaaaaaacatttattaagttatttaaaatacttgctttgatataataatatagatgTGTtagctatcgcaggtccttccttcctgcagctgtcagactccacaaccagcactgctcccagtagaccacttacacaccaaaaaactgacaataacctgatattttcaggtggaatttcattcattctcactgtgcaatatcattttccacttgtgcaattttgttaatagtctgtttattgtcaatactgtatatactgctcctattttttatacttccttctatttaaatggttcttattttgttacactttgttagctgatgcatcttgttttttgcactatccccttcgctgctgtacactgcaaatttctccactgtgggactaataaaggaatatcttatcttatcttagtactgacaatataaatatgaatgcacCTTTTTACATGCTGATGTCTTGTGTCCATTATTGAGTAACATAATTCAGATAGTCATCATTAtacagtgccttcagaaagtattcagaccccttcacttttttcacattttgttatgttgcagccttatgaTAAAAtcgaaaaaaatattttttccctcatcaatctacactcaataCACCATAATGACAAAGCggaaacagaattttagaaatttttgcaaatttattaaagCATAAAacctgaaatatcacattgactTCAGTATTCAGACACTTTACTCAGTACTGAGTTGAAGCACCTTTGGCAGCGATTACAGCATCGAGTCTTCTCGGGTATGACGCGACAAGCTTTGCACACCTGGATTTAGGGAGTTTCTGCCATTCTAGCCTTCCCCAGATCTGTGCCTCGACACaatcctgtctctgagctcttAAGGCAGTTCCTTCGACCCCACGGCTTGGTTTTTGCTCTGATATGCATTGTCAGCTGTGAGACCTTATACAGACAGGTCTGTGCCTTTCCAAATCATGTCCAATCAATTGAATTTACCACTGGTGAACTCCAGTCAAGGCGTAGAAACATCTCAAAGATGATCATGGGAAATGGGAGGCACCTGAGCTACATTTCACGTGTCATAGCAAAGAGTCTGAATACTTAtgtcaatgtgatatttcagtttttatgctttaataaatttgcaaaaaatgtctaaaattctgtttccactttgtcattatgttgtattgagtgtagattgatgaggaaaaaaataattttatcaaTTTTATCATAAGTCTGCAACATAATTCatggtcaatgcctaacctcaaccaacTGATCTTGACTGTGCATCTTACTCTGTTCCTCCATAATTCAGTAAAACGTGTTTCATCCAGTGTTATTGTGAGAGTTTCACAATTTgcatgttaccttctagacacagccctattttttatattattttacactAATCTGCACACACtaaacaatattaaaacacacagtgaCTTATACTTTCAGTAGTCTATCAACCAAGTACTTTTACTGATTTTTTgtcaaatgtaaatgtttaacTTCGGTATTCCTCTTGTAGAGTTTACACACTACTGCACACTCTCTTATCCTTGTACACACTGTTTGAGTTATTTTAATGTCAATATCTGCCAATAGAAAATATAAGAAATTCTTTCCTGTTCCTATGTAACTTATATCAATTTGATACTACTTACAATGAGTGCTGTGAATGCCAAACCAGATCTgtttttaacccatttgtgcacacaactgacatttttaatttcctttagtGGAAATGTTCTCTGAGCTTGCCTTAGAAATAAGTTCAAACCGTTTGGcagaaaagtgagtttttcttatcatactatatgtATTTTGGTACATGTAACTACTGTTTTTGGAATAGACTGCAAGGTCCagtgtgcccaaatactagataaaGCATGATAAGAGAATGgttgtatctcagaaactacaaagagcaaaatcaagtatttggtatctatgatctcataacaagttgaatgtCAAAGATATGTACACATATTCAgtgtaaaaaatgtatatggaaaacatttaataaacataatgttagtggttttcctcatttttcaaaaatcttaACTTTGACTATTAATAGGCTACATATTatttagataaaaaataaataaaataaaattctgtttccactttgtcattatggtgtattgagtgtagattgatgaggaaaaaaaataattttatcgATTTTAtcataaggctgcaacataacaaaatgtgaaaaaaaagtgaaggggtctgaatactttctgaaggcaCTTTATAATGATGAATATCTGAATTATGTAACTCAATAATGGACACAAAACATCAGTATGTAAAAAGGTGCATTACATTTATATTGTCAgtactaagataagataagatattcctttattagtcccgcagtggggaaatttgcagtgtacagcagcaaaggggatagtgcaaaaaacaagatgcatcagctaacacagtaaaaaaagagctaaacaaagtgtaacaaaatatgaaccatttaaatagaaggaagtataaaaataggagcagtatatacagtattaacaataaacagactattaacaaaattgcacaagtgtaaaattatattgcacagtgagaatgaatgaaattccacctgaaaatatcaggttattgagCACACACTGGGAACCACTTTACAGTATTAATGCTGGTGAACACTAATTGAACATTTCAGGTGTTAAAATCATAATTTAATTGATTGTTATGATGACCTACCTCTGGACATAGTGGCAGACGTACATGGCAATGAGCAGCTGGTTGGGCAGCAGGGAGGTTTTTGCAGAGGATGTCCAAACTAGCAGACACAAAGGCACCAGAAACGCAGGCAGCTCCTGAACGAACCAAGCCAGCCTGACATTCACTGGGAACCCGAACCTGCTGTCAGCATACCGGCCGTATGGGACGTTTTCAAAGAGCAGAGTAAGGAAAGTGCAGGCTGCCATGAAGAGCATCAAGTAAGCCATGCAGTCTAACATGtacagctcctcttcctccgagGAGAAGAGTCTGGAGAGGAGAGCGTCCATGATGTTACACaactaaaaatacaaacaacgAAGCTGTTAAATGAGACTAATATTAGCTGACAAGATGCTATATATCGCTAGATAACTGAAGTTTGCCGTGTGTTGTATTCAGTACTCGCATTCCTCTCCTGAACCAATCACAGCACTCAAACAGGTATGGCATCAGATCTTATCAGCCAATCAAAATGCTCCATTTTTGCATGGATGTTATGGAACGTCGCGTGACGTCTGATGCCACTGATGAATATTCATGAGCTAATTTGCATATTGGTGCCTTCATATGAAATTCGTGATTTACAAAAATGGAGAGTCATGTACACAACATGCTtgaataggcaagcacccaactgggaaATGCACATATTGTAATCAACTAGAAACTGTTGAACATGTACTGATACACTGCAGGAATTACAGTATCCAGAGGAATCATCTTTTACAGTCACTAAGGAAGGCAAAACATCAGGACTTTTCAttgtcaggtctattggggaatacagcagataacatatactgtgaaattattcagtttttaagagaaactgatttagttaaacgaaTCTAAAGTTTTCCTcataattactattattattattattattattttttattattattattttaatgtatttatttattttttcttttctatacatttttcttttattcaatttttttttttatttatttattgttttgtttctgcacaatctcctgttccacactccaagcaacagcaatattaacgtgTTTCTGTCACGTCTAGatgccacagaggctaacaatttagcaagctagcaagtgggtaataTAATTCGGTATATGCAAAGACacaatgacagaggaaaaagattaggtagttgggaatatcaacaatttcctttttatttttctaaaattaCAAAGCTATACAATATACAACTGCAgttacaatgaaaaaaataacttcTATGGCCTCAACCATTTGTGACAACGTCAataaacacgtcacaactcgtgaagtCGAAGCTTTCCATTTTTACGAGGTCCTGATTGCCACATTAGGGGGGGCGTTCACTGTCTCTTCTCGTGAATGCGGTAAATACGACTCCCTTTGAACGCACCATATAGGTTTGTACCTCTgtaaaagaacatttttttaatttttttttattgaagaattaatttacaaacattaacgcattgtaatctaaactcaatacttctaacacaatgaaaggacaacatgcaaagtctctcttcagagcttatgaagaactgaacatatatgatgatgacccctagagctactatgaaagagtgcagtcttagtatttatttatttatttatttaggcatttattttctaccccctcttttatttattttattatatatatttttttataatttaagttatctttcctatccaattgtgccttgtatgttagaagtattgagtttagattacaatgccttaatgtttgtaaattaattcttcaataaaaaaataaataaataaataaagaaaataaagaaagcataaaaaatatactaaattaaaatatatattaaataggATTTTTGAATGACTTTCTTTAGCAGTGCAATAatgttgtattaaaaaaaaatataaaaatatattgaaatctTATTTCTGTGATAatatatattcaattcaattcaattcaattcaatttgctatATTGATCATGACAGGttaacaatattgccaaagcgtcaattcaataataaataaaaaataaaaaaataacaaaataaaaacaaaaacatatatatatgtatatatatatatatatacatactgtatatacaattcattaagcaaattacaatttatagatatttaaaaagaacatgcatgtaaatggaagaaaaataataaagaagtaattaatgtttgttgtgtcaataaaacaaacaaacaaataaaaaacaattaataactatatattgcaatatcaaaggataaatgtaaaaaaaccccaaaaaaaaccCCCATGAAGTagagtaataaataaaaggcagagtgtgagttacatctattatgtgttgttatggttgttgtggttgtctcttaggctgtgttttattttttaagtctctcctcagagcttatgaagaactgaacatatatgatgatgagccctagagctactatggaagagtgcagtttaattatttatttatttatttatgcatttcttttttttgttcctttaattattttctaccctctatttttgttattatattattttgtataatttaagttatccttcctatccaattgtgctttgtatgttagaagtattgagtttagattacaatgccttaatgtttgtaaattaattcttcaataaaataaataaaaaataaataaagaaagcataaaaaacatactAAATTATTAGGGTACCTCTGTAAAAGATCATGtacaataaagaaagcataaaaaacatactAAATTATTAGGGTACCTCTGTAAAAGAACATGtacaataaagaaagcataacaaaataaaaaaaaataactgaattataatatatgttatatagTATTTTTGAATGACTTTCTTTAGCAGTGCATTAATGTTGTATTAGCTACGCTATATTGAAATCTTATTTCTGTGTGATGATATATCTGACctgaatatgtttttatttcattcaggCAGCTTTCGTGGCCACCTCCAAGGGGTCCTGATTCACGTGCGTCAGAGGCAACACGTTTCGAGGATACACAGCAGCTACAGCAGTTCATCCTGAAACACTCAATAGATTTACATTTTATCCGAGTAGCAGGTTACATTTCTGTGCATCCAGCCACCACGTCGCTCCGCAGACTTCTCTCCAGAGTTGTCTGCTattccaacaacaacaacaacaacaacatcatggGGAAAAGAAGCAGGCAGAGGCAGAAACAACAGAATACTGGCAGAGACGACAGAGACAACGCTGTAAGATCCACACTACTACTGCTGCAGCAACTTCTGCTAATGTTAGGTGCAAAAGTACTCAGTCAGGCCACACATATATTAGCTTTATATACTGAGATGGTTATGTTTACAAATCTTGTGCAGTCATGCTGCTATGATCACTGCTAAACAGCTGCTAACACCACAGAGCTTTACTGTTAGCTACCTTTAACTTCCAAAGCCATGTGTAAACCATCATTGTTGTGAATGCTGGAAGCATATATCACAACATATGTTATTCTActgagtttatttttatttttcgtcagaccatttttttttgcaaagctACTCGttccacatttttcaacatagaaactccattcaaacaTCAAAACGTGCAGCTCAATTAGGACATGATGGCTATTACTTTTCTCATTCCTAACTTTCATATTTTCAGAATTATTAACCATAATTCATCAAAAATTCtccattgaaatgaatggaagACATGTtcagaatttaaacattttcatgcattttcaacTGTTCACTGCTCATTCATACTTTCACCtagaaactccattcaaactgtaaaatgttccaCATCATCCATAGATTCTGGCTATTATTACAACTTTCATTCATCCTATTTGTACTTTTTGAAATATCTAACTTTATTTGGAGCTTGGTAAAATTCCCCTTTTtgtatgttaacaggaaactaggGATTCAcctatttattttcaaaataaaagccccagaagGTAACTTTCTTAACAGGCAACTCAGAACTAACTATTTACAAGGCTTCAGCTTCTTTTCATGCAGTTACAACTTTTATTTACTGATTCATAATCttttgattctgattctgtATCCTTCTTCATACAGATTAAAGCCAGCAATGCAGTTTAGCGTCAGCTATTCAAAAACCTTAAAATATTCCACATCATTATACACTATTGATATTATTCAACTGTTCAATGAAATTCATACAAATTCAACCCATTCCCGTTTTTCCACTTATTCCTACTACTTCACCTTCTTCTCCCAACATTTAAGCCAGCATTACAGCATAGCGTCAGCTCTTCAGCAACCAGCATTCACACCGCAATTTCTTCAGAAATTGCTTTTCTAGTTTGTCACATTAGTCTAAGATATGTGCCTTTTTGATTTTGCGTGTGGGGGCTTCACCAGACTTCAATCAGAAATGTGTTAATTGTATGTGTCCATGCGTACAGGGTCTTTAATGAAAACACCGTGAAGGGTAAGAAGCAAGCAGGGTTGAAAACTCGACAATGTAATTGAAATAAAAACGTATTAAGTGAATAATACATGCCGAATTGATGATTAGACAATACTAAAAATGTATGAGGTCTTATGACGTGTTTTCAAGTTATTTACCTTTCACCATAAGCAAGAAAACATTAAATTGACATATTTTTAAATGAGGTTcaatgcagcatttttttttcatacacaaGATTGTATCTCCATTTTGCTTTTCTAGTTTTATCTCTAATCAAAGACAGTTatcaaatattattttatagctctaaataataattaatgtgctgctaaagacatgtaaatccagaggacagatggtaattttgtaatgggttatgtatgaataattgtgatgtttggttttttgtctgatgggtcttacttgtctgtctgtctatggtaacagtatgtctactgtatgtgtactttttctcaaactgagctgcctatggatgcaaaatgaatttcagtgaaACTGACattaaagttgtatcgtatcgtgtaTAGTTCTAACCATGCGTCCATGTGTTTCAGGGCTGGGGAGCCGGCTATGCTGACATTGTCAAGGAGAATAAGCTGTTTGAGCACTACTACAAAGAGCAAGGCCTGGTGCCTGGGGGAGAGTTTGAACAGTTTATGGATGCAATGAGGGAACCGCTGCCAGCAACCATCCGCATCACTGGATATAAGAGGTGAGCCGGACAGATTTATAACCTGGATTCACActcttttgtcttgttttgtaatttaaagTGTCAAGTGTGGTCAAAGCCATGCAATATGCTGTACAATTAATgtgccttttctttctctttctcttgtgTCTCTTGTATATTTGTCACCTTTTGAATTTCCCATTTTCAGGTCACTAAAATATTTCCATAGATCGAGTGCTTATTTTCAGATTCACTATAGGTGTTAAAGCTGTAGGAGACAGTTGGACCTGGTTATTTAACTGTAATTGATAAACAGGCTTCTGAACTAAACTTGTATGATGATAGATGAGAGAATAAGGCATGATTAAAAGTTGATATGTAGGCGTAAACTCATCATCTTGTTCTAAACTCCAATGTTTGGGCTTGTAAGGAGGACAGTGGTttaaatttaatgtattttataatgTTGGATTACTGCTGCCTAATGCCAGTATTTTGTTGTTACTACTTGTTCCAGCCATGCCAAGGAAATCCTCCACTGTCTGAAGGAGAAATACTTTAAGGATATTCAGGAGGTGGAGATCGATGGCCAGAAGATGGAGGCTCCACAGCCGCTGAGCTGGTAAGATCTCAAGGTTTATCCGAGAGGCTGAAAGAACACACAGATTCAAACTAGAAACTCAGCTCGCACTGCGTCTATCCTCTCCAGGTATCCCGACGAGCAGGCCTGGCACACCAACATGAGCAGGAAGATCATTAGGAAGTCTCCCCTGCTGGAGAAGTTCCACCAGTTTCTGGTCAGCGAGACGGAGTCGGTgagtaaacacaaacagaaaaatttACCCGTGGCTCCGTTTTATGGCCGTGTTCATTAAATTGACCCTGGTTGGGGGAGTTGGAATCCAAAATGTCAGAAGAGGCGAGCATCATTTAGTGTGTTTGTCCTTGCAGGGTAACATCAGCCGACAGGAAGCCGTCAGTAtgatccctcctctcctcctgaagaTTGAGTCACACCACAAGGTAAAAAGCACTGCCCTCCTTTTGAAGGTTTAAAATAGGAGCTCTGTCTGCACTTAACgcattttctattttaatttttttttctcacttgtgTCCCCCTTGTAAAACACTTTCCTTGTGACTTGAAGTGTTGACgtgcatgtgttttctgtgcagaTCCTGGACATGTGTGCAGCTCCAGGGTCGAAGACGGCCCAGCTGATAGAGATGCTCCATTCTGACATGGACGTGCCATttccaggtaacacacacacacacacatttaaaacctggaAAAGATGCTACAATGACAGCATCTATATTgagccccgtttccaccgcaggaactttccccccgaagaaccttttgaggaactcattgcatttcattttcatttcaaccGCAGGGACCAGAGTATAAATTAAGTTCCTGGGACATTTTATGGGGACATTTTACCCCCAAAAAAGGCCTAGGtcgggggaggggggggggtaagACTGTCTGTaagtacaggaactttctgGTTTGCAGTGATGACCCGTCGCTGATTTGGTAAAACACACGCAGCACCGCTGCTTCAACtcgtgtaccgcttcattcataaacaaggaagtactctagtatcgatttaggaccattttaggacgagtagataacatttgtctttgtttgataacactGAAAGGAAAGTTAGCCTCTGCTGTCGGCCTCCTTTCCAACGTTTCCTTTAGATGAAACAGGTGGACACACTGAACCGCAGAGTGTTAATCGACCACCGGCAGCCCACgtctcatgtcatgttgctttttcatacgtcagcagactaatttgcctaatcttcacagGTGTTTAGACCACAGTAGAacctgaaggaaccttttagttcctggaAAAGTAGTTTCAGGGACTAAAAGTCGcttttggtggaaacctggATTTACACAGTACAAAGTAACCCAGGGAGTTAATCGGCAGTCCCTTTCCACTTCAACAGTAGTTGACTTTTCTCCACTCTTTCTACCCTCCAGAGGGCTTCGTCATTGCCAACGACGTGGACAACAAGCGCTGCTACCTGCTCGTGCACCAAGCCAAGCGTCTCAACAGCCCCTGCATCATGGTGGTCAACCACGACGCCTCCTGCATCCCCACGCTCAAGATCGACGAGGGCGGCAAGAAGAACATCCTCTTCTACGACCGCATCCTGTGCGACGTGCCCTGCAGGTCAGCAAAGAGCTGAAGCCTTATGGCTTCTGTCTTTCACCACTGACACAGTACTGGAGGAGAGTTTGGAAGTCTGAGGAGGAAGTGGATAAAGAGAGAAATATGGTGTGATAAGctcggctgtgtgtgtgtttggctggaGAGGAGATTGTGTGTGACAGATGCAGGGTCCTTCCATGTCCTTATAAAGGGCTGttaataatgttttgttcttaatgTTTCAGTACATGGTTGGTGGTAAAACCTCCTCCTTCTAGTGTCATTTTATGGCCAAAAAGCAGAACTGCATTTGTTTGCAAATGCTGCCTGAGTTAGGCCAGCTGTGGTGCCGGAGCCAGGAGCTCCTGCCAAACAcaacagagggagaggggaggggaggaaaaGCAGTAATGAAAACGGATgagaagcaggcaggcaggcaggcagcagtGATGTGAACAGTCAGCTAAAGCCCGCCGTTTAGACAATTTGCGCTTGGCAGACATTTTTGCCCTGTGAGAAGAAGTGTCGGGGATCTCCGGTGGGTTTCGGCCCCTCGGGCCAAACCAGGGGGGATGTGTCTGACCCGGCGCTGCTGTCTGCTCTGTGTTTCTGCAGCGGCGACGGCACCATGAGGAAGAACATAGACGTGTGGAAGAAATGGACGACCAGCAACAGCCTGCACCTCCACGGGTGAGTGGGgagagttgtgtgtgtttgtgcttttcGTGACAACGTAGGGAACTCGTGCACTTGTGTGGTAGACCAAATTGACTAAAGGACGAGGGAATGGAGTGTGTTCTTTTGCtgctaattaaaaaaagttggcTGTATTacagagcttgtgtgtgtgtgtgtgtgtgtgtgtacgtaccAGGCTCCAGCTGCGTATCGCAGTGCGCGGCGTGGAACAGCTGGCTGTGGGAGGGAGGATGGTCTACTCCACCTGTTCACTCAACCCTATAGAGGACGAAGCTGTCATCGCAGCGCTGCTGGAGAAGAGCGAAGGTAACAAACACTCACAGGGCTAAACCAATTTAAGCAATATGTGTTAGACTTTTTATTCAAATCAAAGTTCTAtttccagttttttttctctcaacttCAGGTAGTTATTGCTGTGCTATAGGAAACATAAGTTAAGAGTCTCGGCCCACAATCCACCGCAGCGATTTAAAAAGATGATCTTTGTCACAAAGTTACCTACAACGTTAACTAGCTCACATTGTGTTGTAGCAGTAGTTTGATGTTTGGATGGTGAAATTTGTCAACAGCACTGATGCTTAACTTATTAGTACGACgattagggctgcagctaatgattcttttttattattgaataaTCTCCCAATACTTTTATAAAATAGTCACAAATGCCCGTTATAATTTCCTACAGTCCAAGGTGTTGTCTTAAATATCGTTCATTTTTGTCCGtccaacagtctaaaacccatCAATATTCAGCTAATCACAAGGAAAAGCACTAAGTCTCCACTTTTAAGAACCTGAAACTTGAGAATTTGTGAAATTTGTATCCATAAAATGGTCTTATCTTTTCAAGCGATTCatgttaataaattaaaattatttgcATTCGTCATAAACGATCACTAAACCTGCTAATGGTTGATTTGTTGGTCTGGAAGCTGACTGTCCTAAACCGGACTGAGTGTGGAAAATATTTGGTATGGTCAAATAACTTCATGTGCATCCGTATCAGAGTCATTTGAAAACCCTGTGTAGTGTAATAATGTAACTAAAACAAAATGAGTCTCCGATGCGACTCTGTGTTCTGGATGAAGAAATAGTGTATTAACACAACAGAACACTTCTGCTATGATATA contains:
- the srd5a1 gene encoding 3-oxo-5-alpha-steroid 4-dehydrogenase 1 gives rise to the protein MDALLSRLFSSEEEELYMLDCMAYLMLFMAACTFLTLLFENVPYGRYADSRFGFPVNVRLAWFVQELPAFLVPLCLLVWTSSAKTSLLPNQLLIAMYVCHYVQRSLIYPFLIRGGKPTPFVSFALAIVFCIYNGYMQIRYLSHYAEYPAHWVAHPCFIAGSVLWLVGWLVNMHSDHILRNLRKPGETGYKIPTGGMFEYVSGANFLGEITEWAGFALAGHSVHSSAFAVFTIVILSSRAVAHHKWYLAKFEDYPKSRKALIPFLF